One genomic segment of Drosophila melanogaster chromosome 3L includes these proteins:
- the CG13700 gene encoding uncharacterized protein, isoform E — protein sequence MNTSDKNDNDNDSLGDEQDQEVRQILDSIESFDDVCKTFKSKSVQELNAQKTSEVPKSDQEKVHTSSSKYNSTPQTEKLTSEADPDSEYTRFLKQMSVRYSEFRIASGQVVQQKGQTMDYRDYNYSEYPVCQPSCSWQSFNPMTQDSTSGQREMESSSSSSPGQMCQNQYGYGQSLPEAGSRSDETIVNDPSTTSSAPCESESPCCSKETCGCCCDIASSQQSGCSQWDQTYPGQQQHIFPVPMGVDPSTGFPIYCYSTPLNYQGNAMYSMPGMQMDESQRGGGGQNNRETGTKCQTSSESSEENCHSNGDSASFHQSPNNLDMEAFMQKYQKSVQQCYATAQQGIQQSFANAQSQPYFNNFAQGTQQFYNNGTEAGTRSMFAGCNQAIQIGMHEMLGSPNQDCQGMQQAFSSSFGAQQYCSNDGLGAQQIFSSLMGMPSPNWFASNTGFMSDSLQNHTVYSSDYKPFSNDGNHFNHFPNGGMDMGLATEPCNIYGPAGSPGLVEMGNGGQVYGMGGACDMNMSAYPLSQMSYSSPYSYDMPCSTLNYNPASGIPMATPQMQASHISSGNPVQQG from the exons ATGAACACTTCGGATAAGAATGACAATGATAATGATTCCTTGGGCGACGAGCAGGATCAGGAAGTCCGCCAAATACTAGATTCAATCGAAAGCTTCGATGACGTCTGCAAAACTTTCAAGTCGAAAAGTGTTCAAGAATTAAACGCTCAAAAGACAAGTGAAGTTCCCAAATCTGACCAGGAAAAGGTTCACACGTCATCGTCGAAATACAATTCTACTCCCCAGACAGAAAAACTTACTTCTGAGGCAGATCCAGATAGCGAATACACACGTTTTCTGAAGCAAATGAGCGTTCGTTA CTCAGAGTTTCGCATTGCCTCGGGTCAAGTAGTTCAACAAAAGGGTCAGACAATGGACTACCGAGACTATAACTATAGCGAAT ATCCAGTATGTCAACCTTCTTGTAGCTGGCAATCCTTTAACCCAATGACTCAGGACTCGACATCTGGACAAAGAGAGATGGAATCGTCATCATCTAGTTCGCCCGGGCAGATGTGCCAAAATCAATACGGCTATGGTCAATCTCTTCCGGAAGCCGGATCAAGATCGGACGAGACCATTGTCAACGATCCCAGTACTACCAGTTCAGCTCCATGTGAGAGTGAGAGTCCTTGCTGCTCCAAAGAGACTTGTGGCTGTTGCTGTGATATCGCTTCTAGTCAGCAATCTGGATGCTCCCAATGGGATCAGACTTATCCTGGCCAGCAACAGCACATTTTTCCTGTTCCAATGGGTGTGGATCCGAGTACCGGGTTTCCCATCTACTGCTACTCTACCCCACTAAATTATCAAGGCAATGCTATGTACTCAATGCCAGGCATGCAAATGGATGAAAGTCAAAGGGGAGGCGGTGGCCAGAACAACCGGGAAACTGGTACGAAATGTCAAACTTCATCAGAATCTTCAGAGGAAAATTGTCATTCAAATGGGGATAGTGCTTCATTTCATCAAAGTCCTAACAATTTGGACATGGAGGCCTTTATGCAAAAGTACCAGAAGAGTGTTCAGCAATGCTATGCCACTGCACAACAAG GAATTCAACAATCATTTGCTAATGCTCAGAGTCAGCCGTATTTCAATAACTTTGCGCAGGGAACTCAACAGTTTTATAACAATGGTACTGAGG CAGGTACGCGTTCAATGTTTGCCGGATGCAATCAAG ccATTCAAATAGGTATGCATGAAATGTTAGGCAGCCCCAATCAAG ATTGTCAAGGCATGCAACAGGCTTTCAGTTCTTCTTTCGGTGCTCAACAATATTGTAGCAATGATGGTCTAG GTGCTCAACAAATCTTTTCCTCATTGATGGGAATGCCTTCCCCTAACTGGTTTGCCAGTAACACTGGATTTATGAGCGACTCTCTGCAGAACCACACAGTATACTCCTCAGACTACAAACCCTTTTCCAACGATGGCAACCACTTTAACCACTTCCCCAATGGGGGCATGGACATGGGCTTGGCCACCGAACCCTGTAACATCTACGGTCCAGCTGGATCCCCTGGCCTGGTTGAGATGGGCAACGGTGGTCAGGTCTATGGCATGGGTGGTGCCTGCGACATGAATATGAGCGCTTACCCTCTCAGTCAAATGAG TTATTCAAGTCCCTATTCCTACGATATGCCTTGTTCCACACTTAACTATAATCCAGCATCAGGTATTCCTATGGCTACTCCTCAAATGCAAGCTAGTCATATAAGTAGTGGAAATCCAG TGCAACAGGGCTGA
- the CG5103 gene encoding uncharacterized protein, with translation MSNAKLDSKVVQNLKDVAQKLRIHSITSTQAAKSGHPTSCASLAEIMTVLFFQQMRLNLKHPRDPSSDRLVLSKGHAAPILYAVWAEAGLFPVEELRNLRKVDSDLEGHPTPRLSFVDVSTGSLGQGISVAAGMAYVGKHLDKADYRTYVIVGDGEATEGAVWESLHFAGHYCLDNLCVIFDMNKIFCSDIGTEMEVYRERLDAFGFNALVLNGHDIDELAKAFINAASTKGKPTALLARTTKGKDFLGIEGIEEMHAQPLGKRAESAIKHLQMKIANPNVRLTPKKVGKCGHAPEVHINNIMLCSPPNYRLGDSVAPRLAYGTALAKIAADNPRVIALDGDTKNSTYADKMRNAFPERFIECFTAQQNLVGVAVGATCRRRTVAFVSTYATFFTRAFDQIRMGAISHTNVNFAGSHCGCSIGEDGPSQMGLEDMAMFRSIPGSTVFYPTDAVSTERAVELAANTKGVCYIRTTYPSTTVIYNNDEVFAVGLGKVVRQKPSDEVLLIGAGVTLYECLAAAERLEEDCITARVIDPFTVKPLDVGLIVKHGKLCRGRIVVVEDHYQQGGLGEAVLSALADYRNFVVKHLYITTVPRSGPPAVLLDMFGVSSRNIYKASLAIMKK, from the exons ATGTCGAACGCTAAGCTGGACAGTAAGGTCGTTCAGAACCTGAAGGACGTGGCCCAAAAGCTGCGGATCCACTCGATCACCTCGACACAGGCGGCCAAGTCGGGACATCCGACGTCCTGTGCCTCGTTGGCCGAGATAATGACGGTGCTGTTCTTTCAGCAGATGCGCCTAAATCTGAAGCATCCTCGCGATCCTTCCAGCGATCGATTGGTTCTGTCCAAGGGACACGCTGCACCCATTCTGTACGCCGTTTGGGCGGAGGCTGGACTCTTCCCGGTGGAGGAGCTGCGAAATTTGCGCAAGGTGGACAGTGATCTAGAGGGTCATCCCACTCCACGGCTGAGTTTCGTCGATGTGAGCACCGGATCCCTGGGACAGGGCATCTCAGTGGCCGCTGGAATGGCCTATGTGGGCAAACACCTGGACAAGGCCGACTATCGTACATATGTGATCGTGGGCGATGGCGAGGCTACCGAAGGAGCAGTCTGGGAATCGCTCCACTTTGCCGGCCACTACTGCCTGGACAACCTGTGCGTAATCTTCGATATGAACAAGATCTTCTGCTCGGACATAGGCACTGAAATGGAGGTTTATCGGGAGAGGTTGGACGCCTTCGGGTTCAATGCCCTAGTCTTAAATGGCCACGATATTGATGAGCTGGCCAAGGCCTTCATTAATGCGGCCAGCACCAAGGGTAAGCCCACGGCTCTTTTAGCCAGGACGACTAAGGGAAAGGACTTTCTGGGCATCGAAGGAATCGAAGAAATGCATGCACAGCCACTGGGTAAGAGGGCCGAATCTGCAATCAAGCATTTGCAG ATGAAAATCGCAAATCCCAACGTCCGCCTGACACCCAAAAAGGTGGGAAAGTGCGGCCACGCCCCCGAGGTGCATATTAACAATATAATGCTGTGCAGTCCGCCCAATTATCGGCTGGGAGATTCGGTAGCCCCACGCTTAGCCTACGGAACCGCCTTGGCCAAAATCGCGGCTGATAATCCTCGGGTAATTGCCCTTGATGGCGATACAAAGAACTCGACGTATGCGGACAAGATGAGGAATGCATTTCCAGAGCGTTTCATCGAGTGCTTCACCGCACAGCAGAAtctggtgggcgtggccgtgggAGCCACCTGTCGACGTCGCACTGTGGCCTTCGTTTCGACGTATGCGACCTTTTTCACACGGGCCTTTGATCAGATCCGCATGGGCGCAATTTCGCACACGAATGTTAACTTTGCGGGCTCCCACTGTGGCTGCAGCATCGGCGAGGATGGTCCCTCCCAAATGGGACTGGAGGACATGGCCATGTTCAGGAGCATTCCCGGGAGCACGGTCTTCTATCCCACGGACGCAGTTAGCACGGAGAGGGCGGTGGAACTGGCTGCCAATACTAAGGGCGTGTGCTACATCCGCACAACGTATCCGAGCACAACGGTGATCTACAAcaatgacgaggtgtttgcCGTGGGACTGGGCAAAGTGGTGCGCCAGAAGCCCTCGGATGAAGTGCTCCTGATTGGAGCCGGCGTCACATTGTACGAGTGCCTGGCCGCAGCGGAGAGATTGGAGGAGGATTGCATTACGGCACGAGTGATCGACCCCTTTACAGTGAAGCCCCTCGATGTCGGACTAATCGTGAAGCATGGAAAGCTGTGTCGTGGAAGAATCGTCGTGGTGGAGGATCATTACCAGCAAGGCGGATTGGGCGAGGCGGTCCTCAGTGCTCTGGCCGACTATCGAAACTTTGTGGTCAAGCATCTCTATATTACCACTGTACCGAGATCAGGCCCTCCTGCTGTTCTGCTGGACATGTTTGGGGTCTCCTCCAGAAATATATACAAAGCAAGCCTGGCCATCATGAAGAAGTGA
- the CG13700 gene encoding uncharacterized protein, isoform D produces MNTSDKNDNDNDSLGDEQDQEVRQILDSIESFDDVCKTFKSKSVQELNAQKTSEVPKSDQEKVHTSSSKYNSTPQTEKLTSEADPDSEYTRFLKQMSVRYSEFRIASGQVVQQKGQTMDYRDYNYSEYPVCQPSCSWQSFNPMTQDSTSGQREMESSSSSSPGQMCQNQYGYGQSLPEAGSRSDETIVNDPSTTSSAPCESESPCCSKETCGCCCDIASSQQSGCSQWDQTYPGQQQHIFPVPMGVDPSTGFPIYCYSTPLNYQGNAMYSMPGMQMDESQRGGGGQNNRETGTKCQTSSESSEENCHSNGDSASFHQSPNNLDMEAFMQKYQKSVQQCYATAQQGIQQSFANAQSQPYFNNFAQGTQQFYNNGTRSMFAGCNQAIQIGMHEMLGSPNQDCQGMQQAFSSSFGAQQYCSNDGLGAQQIFSSLMGMPSPNWFASNTGFMSDSLQNHTVYSSDYKPFSNDGNHFNHFPNGGMDMGLATEPCNIYGPAGSPGLVEMGNGGQVYGMGGACDMNMSAYPLSQMSYSSPYSYDMPCSTLNYNPASGIPMATPQMQASHISSGNPVQQG; encoded by the exons ATGAACACTTCGGATAAGAATGACAATGATAATGATTCCTTGGGCGACGAGCAGGATCAGGAAGTCCGCCAAATACTAGATTCAATCGAAAGCTTCGATGACGTCTGCAAAACTTTCAAGTCGAAAAGTGTTCAAGAATTAAACGCTCAAAAGACAAGTGAAGTTCCCAAATCTGACCAGGAAAAGGTTCACACGTCATCGTCGAAATACAATTCTACTCCCCAGACAGAAAAACTTACTTCTGAGGCAGATCCAGATAGCGAATACACACGTTTTCTGAAGCAAATGAGCGTTCGTTA CTCAGAGTTTCGCATTGCCTCGGGTCAAGTAGTTCAACAAAAGGGTCAGACAATGGACTACCGAGACTATAACTATAGCGAAT ATCCAGTATGTCAACCTTCTTGTAGCTGGCAATCCTTTAACCCAATGACTCAGGACTCGACATCTGGACAAAGAGAGATGGAATCGTCATCATCTAGTTCGCCCGGGCAGATGTGCCAAAATCAATACGGCTATGGTCAATCTCTTCCGGAAGCCGGATCAAGATCGGACGAGACCATTGTCAACGATCCCAGTACTACCAGTTCAGCTCCATGTGAGAGTGAGAGTCCTTGCTGCTCCAAAGAGACTTGTGGCTGTTGCTGTGATATCGCTTCTAGTCAGCAATCTGGATGCTCCCAATGGGATCAGACTTATCCTGGCCAGCAACAGCACATTTTTCCTGTTCCAATGGGTGTGGATCCGAGTACCGGGTTTCCCATCTACTGCTACTCTACCCCACTAAATTATCAAGGCAATGCTATGTACTCAATGCCAGGCATGCAAATGGATGAAAGTCAAAGGGGAGGCGGTGGCCAGAACAACCGGGAAACTGGTACGAAATGTCAAACTTCATCAGAATCTTCAGAGGAAAATTGTCATTCAAATGGGGATAGTGCTTCATTTCATCAAAGTCCTAACAATTTGGACATGGAGGCCTTTATGCAAAAGTACCAGAAGAGTGTTCAGCAATGCTATGCCACTGCACAACAAG GAATTCAACAATCATTTGCTAATGCTCAGAGTCAGCCGTATTTCAATAACTTTGCGCAGGGAACTCAACAGTTTTATAACAATG GTACGCGTTCAATGTTTGCCGGATGCAATCAAG ccATTCAAATAGGTATGCATGAAATGTTAGGCAGCCCCAATCAAG ATTGTCAAGGCATGCAACAGGCTTTCAGTTCTTCTTTCGGTGCTCAACAATATTGTAGCAATGATGGTCTAG GTGCTCAACAAATCTTTTCCTCATTGATGGGAATGCCTTCCCCTAACTGGTTTGCCAGTAACACTGGATTTATGAGCGACTCTCTGCAGAACCACACAGTATACTCCTCAGACTACAAACCCTTTTCCAACGATGGCAACCACTTTAACCACTTCCCCAATGGGGGCATGGACATGGGCTTGGCCACCGAACCCTGTAACATCTACGGTCCAGCTGGATCCCCTGGCCTGGTTGAGATGGGCAACGGTGGTCAGGTCTATGGCATGGGTGGTGCCTGCGACATGAATATGAGCGCTTACCCTCTCAGTCAAATGAG TTATTCAAGTCCCTATTCCTACGATATGCCTTGTTCCACACTTAACTATAATCCAGCATCAGGTATTCCTATGGCTACTCCTCAAATGCAAGCTAGTCATATAAGTAGTGGAAATCCAG TGCAACAGGGCTGA
- the CG13700 gene encoding uncharacterized protein, isoform C: MNTSDKNDNDNDSLGDEQDQEVRQILDSIESFDDVCKTFKSKSVQELNAQKTSEVPKSDQEKVHTSSSKYNSTPQTEKLTSEADPDSEYTRFLKQMSVRYSEFRIASGQVVQQKGQTMDYRDYNYSEYPVCQPSCSWQSFNPMTQDSTSGQREMESSSSSSPGQMCQNQYGYGQSLPEAGSRSDETIVNDPSTTSSAPCESESPCCSKETCGCCCDIASSQQSGCSQWDQTYPGQQQHIFPVPMGVDPSTGFPIYCYSTPLNYQGNAMYSMPGMQMDESQRGGGGQNNRETGTKCQTSSESSEENCHSNGDSASFHQSPNNLDMEAFMQKYQKSVQQCYATAQQGIQQSFANAQSQPYFNNFAQGTQQFYNNAGTRSMFAGCNQAIQIGMHEMLGSPNQDCQGMQQAFSSSFGAQQYCSNDGLGAQQIFSSLMGMPSPNWFASNTGFMSDSLQNHTVYSSDYKPFSNDGNHFNHFPNGGMDMGLATEPCNIYGPAGSPGLVEMGNGGQVYGMGGACDMNMSAYPLSQMSYSSPYSYDMPCSTLNYNPASGIPMATPQMQASHISSGNPVQQG; encoded by the exons ATGAACACTTCGGATAAGAATGACAATGATAATGATTCCTTGGGCGACGAGCAGGATCAGGAAGTCCGCCAAATACTAGATTCAATCGAAAGCTTCGATGACGTCTGCAAAACTTTCAAGTCGAAAAGTGTTCAAGAATTAAACGCTCAAAAGACAAGTGAAGTTCCCAAATCTGACCAGGAAAAGGTTCACACGTCATCGTCGAAATACAATTCTACTCCCCAGACAGAAAAACTTACTTCTGAGGCAGATCCAGATAGCGAATACACACGTTTTCTGAAGCAAATGAGCGTTCGTTA CTCAGAGTTTCGCATTGCCTCGGGTCAAGTAGTTCAACAAAAGGGTCAGACAATGGACTACCGAGACTATAACTATAGCGAAT ATCCAGTATGTCAACCTTCTTGTAGCTGGCAATCCTTTAACCCAATGACTCAGGACTCGACATCTGGACAAAGAGAGATGGAATCGTCATCATCTAGTTCGCCCGGGCAGATGTGCCAAAATCAATACGGCTATGGTCAATCTCTTCCGGAAGCCGGATCAAGATCGGACGAGACCATTGTCAACGATCCCAGTACTACCAGTTCAGCTCCATGTGAGAGTGAGAGTCCTTGCTGCTCCAAAGAGACTTGTGGCTGTTGCTGTGATATCGCTTCTAGTCAGCAATCTGGATGCTCCCAATGGGATCAGACTTATCCTGGCCAGCAACAGCACATTTTTCCTGTTCCAATGGGTGTGGATCCGAGTACCGGGTTTCCCATCTACTGCTACTCTACCCCACTAAATTATCAAGGCAATGCTATGTACTCAATGCCAGGCATGCAAATGGATGAAAGTCAAAGGGGAGGCGGTGGCCAGAACAACCGGGAAACTGGTACGAAATGTCAAACTTCATCAGAATCTTCAGAGGAAAATTGTCATTCAAATGGGGATAGTGCTTCATTTCATCAAAGTCCTAACAATTTGGACATGGAGGCCTTTATGCAAAAGTACCAGAAGAGTGTTCAGCAATGCTATGCCACTGCACAACAAG GAATTCAACAATCATTTGCTAATGCTCAGAGTCAGCCGTATTTCAATAACTTTGCGCAGGGAACTCAACAGTTTTATAACAATG CAGGTACGCGTTCAATGTTTGCCGGATGCAATCAAG ccATTCAAATAGGTATGCATGAAATGTTAGGCAGCCCCAATCAAG ATTGTCAAGGCATGCAACAGGCTTTCAGTTCTTCTTTCGGTGCTCAACAATATTGTAGCAATGATGGTCTAG GTGCTCAACAAATCTTTTCCTCATTGATGGGAATGCCTTCCCCTAACTGGTTTGCCAGTAACACTGGATTTATGAGCGACTCTCTGCAGAACCACACAGTATACTCCTCAGACTACAAACCCTTTTCCAACGATGGCAACCACTTTAACCACTTCCCCAATGGGGGCATGGACATGGGCTTGGCCACCGAACCCTGTAACATCTACGGTCCAGCTGGATCCCCTGGCCTGGTTGAGATGGGCAACGGTGGTCAGGTCTATGGCATGGGTGGTGCCTGCGACATGAATATGAGCGCTTACCCTCTCAGTCAAATGAG TTATTCAAGTCCCTATTCCTACGATATGCCTTGTTCCACACTTAACTATAATCCAGCATCAGGTATTCCTATGGCTACTCCTCAAATGCAAGCTAGTCATATAAGTAGTGGAAATCCAG TGCAACAGGGCTGA
- the CG13700 gene encoding uncharacterized protein, isoform B gives MNTSDKNDNDNDSLGDEQDQEVRQILDSIESFDDVCKTFKSKSVQELNAQKTSEVPKSDQEKVHTSSSKYNSTPQTEKLTSEADPDSEYTRFLKQMSVRYSEFRIASGQVVQQKGQTMDYRDYNYSEYPVCQPSCSWQSFNPMTQDSTSGQREMESSSSSSPGQMCQNQYGYGQSLPEAGSRSDETIVNDPSTTSSAPCESESPCCSKETCGCCCDIASSQQSGCSQWDQTYPGQQQHIFPVPMGVDPSTGFPIYCYSTPLNYQGNAMYSMPGMQMDESQRGGGGQNNRETGTKCQTSSESSEENCHSNGDSASFHQSPNNLDMEAFMQKYQKSVQQCYATAQQGIQQSFANAQSQPYFNNFAQGTQQFYNNGTEGTRSMFAGCNQAIQIGMHEMLGSPNQDCQGMQQAFSSSFGAQQYCSNDGLGAQQIFSSLMGMPSPNWFASNTGFMSDSLQNHTVYSSDYKPFSNDGNHFNHFPNGGMDMGLATEPCNIYGPAGSPGLVEMGNGGQVYGMGGACDMNMSAYPLSQMSYSSPYSYDMPCSTLNYNPASGIPMATPQMQASHISSGNPVQQG, from the exons ATGAACACTTCGGATAAGAATGACAATGATAATGATTCCTTGGGCGACGAGCAGGATCAGGAAGTCCGCCAAATACTAGATTCAATCGAAAGCTTCGATGACGTCTGCAAAACTTTCAAGTCGAAAAGTGTTCAAGAATTAAACGCTCAAAAGACAAGTGAAGTTCCCAAATCTGACCAGGAAAAGGTTCACACGTCATCGTCGAAATACAATTCTACTCCCCAGACAGAAAAACTTACTTCTGAGGCAGATCCAGATAGCGAATACACACGTTTTCTGAAGCAAATGAGCGTTCGTTA CTCAGAGTTTCGCATTGCCTCGGGTCAAGTAGTTCAACAAAAGGGTCAGACAATGGACTACCGAGACTATAACTATAGCGAAT ATCCAGTATGTCAACCTTCTTGTAGCTGGCAATCCTTTAACCCAATGACTCAGGACTCGACATCTGGACAAAGAGAGATGGAATCGTCATCATCTAGTTCGCCCGGGCAGATGTGCCAAAATCAATACGGCTATGGTCAATCTCTTCCGGAAGCCGGATCAAGATCGGACGAGACCATTGTCAACGATCCCAGTACTACCAGTTCAGCTCCATGTGAGAGTGAGAGTCCTTGCTGCTCCAAAGAGACTTGTGGCTGTTGCTGTGATATCGCTTCTAGTCAGCAATCTGGATGCTCCCAATGGGATCAGACTTATCCTGGCCAGCAACAGCACATTTTTCCTGTTCCAATGGGTGTGGATCCGAGTACCGGGTTTCCCATCTACTGCTACTCTACCCCACTAAATTATCAAGGCAATGCTATGTACTCAATGCCAGGCATGCAAATGGATGAAAGTCAAAGGGGAGGCGGTGGCCAGAACAACCGGGAAACTGGTACGAAATGTCAAACTTCATCAGAATCTTCAGAGGAAAATTGTCATTCAAATGGGGATAGTGCTTCATTTCATCAAAGTCCTAACAATTTGGACATGGAGGCCTTTATGCAAAAGTACCAGAAGAGTGTTCAGCAATGCTATGCCACTGCACAACAAG GAATTCAACAATCATTTGCTAATGCTCAGAGTCAGCCGTATTTCAATAACTTTGCGCAGGGAACTCAACAGTTTTATAACAATGGTACTGAGG GTACGCGTTCAATGTTTGCCGGATGCAATCAAG ccATTCAAATAGGTATGCATGAAATGTTAGGCAGCCCCAATCAAG ATTGTCAAGGCATGCAACAGGCTTTCAGTTCTTCTTTCGGTGCTCAACAATATTGTAGCAATGATGGTCTAG GTGCTCAACAAATCTTTTCCTCATTGATGGGAATGCCTTCCCCTAACTGGTTTGCCAGTAACACTGGATTTATGAGCGACTCTCTGCAGAACCACACAGTATACTCCTCAGACTACAAACCCTTTTCCAACGATGGCAACCACTTTAACCACTTCCCCAATGGGGGCATGGACATGGGCTTGGCCACCGAACCCTGTAACATCTACGGTCCAGCTGGATCCCCTGGCCTGGTTGAGATGGGCAACGGTGGTCAGGTCTATGGCATGGGTGGTGCCTGCGACATGAATATGAGCGCTTACCCTCTCAGTCAAATGAG TTATTCAAGTCCCTATTCCTACGATATGCCTTGTTCCACACTTAACTATAATCCAGCATCAGGTATTCCTATGGCTACTCCTCAAATGCAAGCTAGTCATATAAGTAGTGGAAATCCAG TGCAACAGGGCTGA
- the grim gene encoding grim, with product MAIAYFIPDQAQLLARSYQQNGQQTAASPRTTATAAAPSQQQQQSQQQQQQQRHHHQQQRPQFRANISVPLGSQQGSMTMSEFGCWDLLAQIFCYALRIYSYSSSQRQPTVIQISFEISSGGQNNDEDDVTDATSKEN from the coding sequence ATGGCCATCGCCTATTTCATACCCGACCAGGCCCAATTGTTGGCCAGAAGCTATCAGCAAAACGGCCAGCAGACAGCAGCGAGTCCAAGGACAACTGCAACAGCTGCTGCAccatcgcagcagcagcaacaatcgcaacaacagcagcagcagcagcgacatcatcatcagcaacAGCGCCCACAATTCCGTGCCAATATTTCCGTGCCGCTGGGAAGTCAACAGGGATCGATGACCATGTCGGAGTTTGGATGCTGGGATCTTTTGGCCCAGATCTTCTGCTACGCTCTGCGAATCTACAGCTACAGTTCGAGCCAGCGTCAACCGACGGTCATTCAGATATCCTTCGAGATCAGCAGCGGCGGTCAGAACAACGATGAGGACGACGTGACTGATGCCACCTCCAAGGAGAACTAA